Genomic DNA from Bacteroidales bacterium:
ATTTAGGAAGATCAAATGATATTTACGATGAACCACGTTCAATCCTTAAATCTCTTACAACAAACTACGTTGAGATGGATAGGAATAAGAGTTTCGCTCTTTGTTGTGGTGCTGGTGGTGCTCAAATGTTTAAAGAAGCAGAAAAAGGGAACAAGGAGGTTTTCATTGAAAGAACTGAGGATGCCCTCAAAACCAACCCTAAAATAATCGCAACAGCCTGTCCTTTCTGTATGACTATGATGACTGATGGTCTGAAATACAAGAACAAAGAGGAGGAGATTAAGAATTATGATATTGCTGAGTTAATTGCAATTTCACTTGAATTATAAAAAACAAAATAACCTAAACTAATGGAAAGTACAGTTAAACTTAAGAGTGGCGAATTCTTAGTGAAAGATGTTGATGCCAATAGCATTTTTATTCCTGAAGATTTCAACGAAGAGCAAAGAATGATTGCTCAAACTTGTCGCGATTTCCTTGAAGCTGAAGTTTATCCAAATCTTGAAAAAACAGAAAAGGGTGATAGAGTTTTAATGAAAACCCTCTTACAAAAAGCAGGTGAACTAGGAATGTTAGGAGTTGCCATTCCTGAGCAGTACAATGGTTTTGGGCAAGATTTTACAACACAGATGCTCGTTGCTGAAACAACTGGTGCTGGTTATTCATTCTCTGTTGCTTACATGTGCCATTGCGGTATTGGTACTATGCCAATTATGTACTATGGTAACGAGAATCAACGCGAAAAATACGTTTCACGTCTTGCAACAGGTGAGTTAATTGGTGCATACTGTTTAACTGAGCCAGGAGCTGGTAGCGATGCTAACTCAGGTAAAACCAATGCAAAACTATCAGAAGATGGTAAACACTATATCCTTAATGGACAAAAAATGTGGATTACCAATGGTGGTTTCTGCGATACTCAAGTGGTTTTCGCAAAGATAGATACCGACCGTATTTTGAGTGCTTTTATTGTAGAAAGTAGTTGGCCTGGCGTTGTAATTGGACCAGATGAGCACAAGATGGGTATTAAAGGTTCATCAACAACTCAAATCTACTATAACGATGTAAAAGTTCCAGTTGAGAATATGATTGGTGTTCGTGGTGAAGGTTTCAGAATTGCCCTAAGTATTTTACATATGGGTCGTATGAAACTTGGTGCTAACGTGATTGGTGCTGCAAAGCAAACCATTTCAGATACAGTTAAATATTCGAATGAGCGCAAACAGTTTAATTCTCTAATTTCTACCTTCGGTTCAATTAAGCACAAGCTTGCCCAAATGGTAATTAAAGTTTACGCTCATGAGTCTGCAATATATCGTGTAAGTAAAGATGTTGATATTCTATTAGATCAGTATAAAACCGAAGGTTGCGATTATGGTCGTGCTTCAATTGACGCCATTAGCCATTATGCGGTTGAGGATGCAATTCTAAAGGTATATGGCTCTGAGATGTTGGATTATGTTGTTGATGAGGGTGTTCAGGTTCATGGTGGCATGGGGTATTCTGCTGAAATGAATGTCGACAAAGGTTACCGCGATTCACGCATCAACCGTATCTTCGAAGGAACCAACGAAATTAACCGTTTACTTGTAGTTGAAAGTGCTACCAAACGTGCTTTAAAAGGTGAATACGACCTATTTGGACCAGCCGAAGCACTATACAATAACCTTGATGCAATTAATGATAGTGCAAAAGCAGGTGAAAATTACTTTGAGCAAAAACTTCGTTATATAAAGAACTACAAGAAAGCCGTCATGTTAGCCATTTACAGTACTAACAAAACTCTTGGTAAGAAATTTATGAACGAGCAAGAGGTGGTTAACAACCTTTCGAATATGATTATGGAACTTTATATTGCTGAATCATTAGCGTTAAGAATTCAGAAGTTGGAAGGTTTAAAAGGTGCAAACTCTGTTAACAGAGATATTCTTGATGTATTTATTTACGATGCATCAAATAACATTCGCAAGAATGCTAAAGATGCAATTTACAGTAGCATCGAAGGCGAAGAGGCTGATAAATTAAATAAGGCTATCAAGACTCTTACCCATGTTGCTGGTGTAAACACCAAAGATGCTCGTCGTCGTATTGCTGATAAGCTGATTGCAGATAATATTTATAAATTCTAGAGTCTAGTTTTTTGAAATAGAAAGGCTTCCACATGGAGGCCTTTTTTTATTATCTGTGCCAATAATATCAGCACATAATTTACTAACCTTTTCAAAGTTTATGGTATAACTATTTCTAATTTCCTTTCAACTTGATTCAAACTTATCTAAAATAATTACATTGCTATTCACATGCATAATAGGAAAATCAACCCATTGAAAGCAATGTACTTACTGTAACGATAAGCAATACATTTAAAATCCACCTAAGTTTCCTTTTGTGAATATCCAATAATTTTTGATGAATCAGCACAAGTTATATTAAACCTTAGTGTCATAATAATGTTCCAAATTGGTCTTTAATCAAAAAATAAAACAATCAATGAAACACCCATGTTAGGTCGCTAGCACAAACACGAATGAACCGAGTTTACGAGTTCGACGAAGTCAATAAAGTATGGGTGTTCCATCACTGTAAATAATTATCGTTTTTAAAAAATATTGGGAAACAACCAATTACATACTTAACATAAATTTTATTCGGATGAAAAGAATTTTATTTACAACCGCATCAATCACTCTGTTATTATGCTCTATTTACGCTACAGCGCAACAACATGATGGTCAACAGAGAATGCAGCAAGGGAGCGGTAGAATGTCAATGGATAGTGGATTTGGCACATTTAAGGGTTCTGTTATAGATGAAACAACAAACTTACCTGTTGAATACGCAAATGTTATTCTGTATAAAATGCGCGATTCATCCATGGTTACTGGTGGGGTAACAGATATGAAGGGAAATTTTTCGATTGACAAAGTGCCTTTTGGAAGATATTACGTTGATTTCAAGTTTATTGGATATAAAAACAATCGAATGAATAATGTAATGATAAGCCCCAAGCAACCAGAAGTAACAATTGAAGCAGTTAAACTTAAACCTGCGTCACAAAATATGGAGGGTATAGTGGTAACTGGTCAAAAATCGATGCTTCAAACTAATCTGGATAAAAAGGTAATAAACGTTGATAGAACTATAAATGCCGAAGGAGGGACTGCACTAGACATTATGAGGAATATTCC
This window encodes:
- a CDS encoding acyl-CoA dehydrogenase, yielding MESTVKLKSGEFLVKDVDANSIFIPEDFNEEQRMIAQTCRDFLEAEVYPNLEKTEKGDRVLMKTLLQKAGELGMLGVAIPEQYNGFGQDFTTQMLVAETTGAGYSFSVAYMCHCGIGTMPIMYYGNENQREKYVSRLATGELIGAYCLTEPGAGSDANSGKTNAKLSEDGKHYILNGQKMWITNGGFCDTQVVFAKIDTDRILSAFIVESSWPGVVIGPDEHKMGIKGSSTTQIYYNDVKVPVENMIGVRGEGFRIALSILHMGRMKLGANVIGAAKQTISDTVKYSNERKQFNSLISTFGSIKHKLAQMVIKVYAHESAIYRVSKDVDILLDQYKTEGCDYGRASIDAISHYAVEDAILKVYGSEMLDYVVDEGVQVHGGMGYSAEMNVDKGYRDSRINRIFEGTNEINRLLVVESATKRALKGEYDLFGPAEALYNNLDAINDSAKAGENYFEQKLRYIKNYKKAVMLAIYSTNKTLGKKFMNEQEVVNNLSNMIMELYIAESLALRIQKLEGLKGANSVNRDILDVFIYDASNNIRKNAKDAIYSSIEGEEADKLNKAIKTLTHVAGVNTKDARRRIADKLIADNIYKF